A stretch of Nilaparvata lugens isolate BPH chromosome 12, ASM1435652v1, whole genome shotgun sequence DNA encodes these proteins:
- the LOC111057558 gene encoding protein kinase C and casein kinase substrate in neurons protein 1 isoform X3, translated as MSHHSDDMMLIASSDSFWEPGNYKRTTKRIEDGYKLCNDLVTLIQERADIEKAYAKSLKGWSKKWTDLIEKGPEYGTSEAAWKGALIESDRLCDLHVKVKDNLTNEVIQKVKNWQKDTYHKSMIAIKERKEMEDTFKKAQKPWGKLLQKVNKAKSDYHAACKTEKSASNQERNATGDSSLSMDQRAALVKKMQDRVQKTKEDVQRAKEKYELALQELNSYNPKYMEDMTVVFNKCQEMETQRLQFFKEVLFSIHKCLNISQDPLLPQIYEEFYHTVNNADHEKDLKWWSNNHGVNMAMNWPQFEEFPPTNHKTASKKPQMSHPRVISTNGVDAADTQKQPNNKSSPENNGPSATITNGNGNSPGRGGGEVNPFEEEEWDEEGEGDPLVDNGEPGVPVRALYDYEGAESDELSFKQGEEFEKLEDEDEQGWCKGRKGGRVGLYPANYVEPVA; from the exons ATGTCTCACCATAGCGACGACATGATGCTGATAGCATCGTCGGACTCGTTCTGGGAGCCGGGCAACTACAAGCGCACCACCAAACGCATCGAGGATGGCTACAAGTTGTGCAACGACCTCGTCACACTCATCCAGGAGCGAGCCGACATCGAGAAGGCCTACGCCAAGAGCCTCAAGGGCTGGTCCAAGAAGTGGACTGACCTCATAGAAAAAG GTCCAGAATACGGAACATCGGAAGCAGCATGGAAAGGAGCCCTAATTGAATCAGACCGATTATGTGACCTTCATGTGAAGGTCAAGGACAATCTCACCAATGAAGTCATACAGAAAGTGAAGAACTGGCAAAAGGACACCTACCACAAG TCAATGATCGCTATCAAGGAACGAAAGGAAATGGAAGATACATTCAAGAAGGCGCAGAAACCGTGGGGCAAACTACTGCAGAAGGTGAACAAGGCAAAGAGCGATTACCACGCGGCGTGTAAAACGGAAAAATCCGCCTCTAACCAGGAGAGAAACGCCACTGGTGATAGCTCTTTATCTATGGATCAG AGGGCGGCCTTG GTGAAAAAAATGCAGGACCGTGTACAGAAAACGAAAGAAGATGTACAGCGCGCTAAAGAGAAATACGAATTGGCGCTTCAGGAGTTGAACAGTTACAATCCAAAATACATGGAGGACATGACAGTAGTATTCAACAAGTGCCAAGAAATGGAAACACAGAGGTTGCAGTTCTTCAAAGAAGTTCTATTCAGCATACACAAGTGTTTAAACATTTCACAAGATCCACT GCTTCCACAAATCTACGAAGAATTCTACCATACAGTGAACAACGCCGACCACGAAAAGGATTTGAAATGGTGGTCGAATAATCACGGAGTAAATATGGCAATGAACTGGCCCCAATTTGAG gaaTTTCCACCGACCAATCACAAGACTGCATCGAAGAAGCCGCAGATGTCGCACCCTCGAGTGATCTCGACGAATGGCGTCGACGCAGCCGACACGCAAAAGCAGCCCAACAACAAATCGTCGCCCGAAAACAACGGACCTTCTGCTACTATCAC GAATGGGAATGGGAACAGTCCTGGTCGAGGGGGCGGAGAGGTGAATCCGttcgaggaggaggagtgggacgaggagggggagggggatccACTGGTGGACAACGGGGAACCGGGTGTGCCCGTGCGGGCGCTATACGACTATGAGGGCGCAGAGTCCGACGAACTTAGCTTCAAACAAG GTGAAGAATTTGAGAAGCTTGAAGACGAAGACGAACAAGGATGGTGTAAGGGTAGAAAAGGAGGGCGAGTCGGTCTCTATCCGGCCAACTACGTTGAACCGGTTGCTTGA
- the LOC111057558 gene encoding protein kinase C and casein kinase substrate in neurons protein 1 isoform X4: MSHHSDDMMLIASSDSFWEPGNYKRTTKRIEDGYKLCNDLVTLIQERADIEKAYAKSLKGWSKKWTDLIEKGPEYGTSEAAWKGALIESDRLCDLHVKVKDNLTNEVIQKVKNWQKDTYHKSMIAIKERKEMEDTFKKAQKPWGKLLQKVNKAKSDYHAACKTEKSASNQERNATGDSSLSMDQVKKMQDRVQKTKEDVQRAKEKYELALQELNSYNPKYMEDMTVVFNKCQEMETQRLQFFKEVLFSIHKCLNISQDPLLPQIYEEFYHTVNNADHEKDLKWWSNNHGVNMAMNWPQFEEFPPTNHKTASKKPQMSHPRVISTNGVDAADTQKQPNNKSSPENNGPSATITNGNGNSPGRGGGEVNPFEEEEWDEEGEGDPLVDNGEPGVPVRALYDYEGAESDELSFKQGEEFEKLEDEDEQGWCKGRKGGRVGLYPANYVEPVA, translated from the exons ATGTCTCACCATAGCGACGACATGATGCTGATAGCATCGTCGGACTCGTTCTGGGAGCCGGGCAACTACAAGCGCACCACCAAACGCATCGAGGATGGCTACAAGTTGTGCAACGACCTCGTCACACTCATCCAGGAGCGAGCCGACATCGAGAAGGCCTACGCCAAGAGCCTCAAGGGCTGGTCCAAGAAGTGGACTGACCTCATAGAAAAAG GTCCAGAATACGGAACATCGGAAGCAGCATGGAAAGGAGCCCTAATTGAATCAGACCGATTATGTGACCTTCATGTGAAGGTCAAGGACAATCTCACCAATGAAGTCATACAGAAAGTGAAGAACTGGCAAAAGGACACCTACCACAAG TCAATGATCGCTATCAAGGAACGAAAGGAAATGGAAGATACATTCAAGAAGGCGCAGAAACCGTGGGGCAAACTACTGCAGAAGGTGAACAAGGCAAAGAGCGATTACCACGCGGCGTGTAAAACGGAAAAATCCGCCTCTAACCAGGAGAGAAACGCCACTGGTGATAGCTCTTTATCTATGGATCAG GTGAAAAAAATGCAGGACCGTGTACAGAAAACGAAAGAAGATGTACAGCGCGCTAAAGAGAAATACGAATTGGCGCTTCAGGAGTTGAACAGTTACAATCCAAAATACATGGAGGACATGACAGTAGTATTCAACAAGTGCCAAGAAATGGAAACACAGAGGTTGCAGTTCTTCAAAGAAGTTCTATTCAGCATACACAAGTGTTTAAACATTTCACAAGATCCACT GCTTCCACAAATCTACGAAGAATTCTACCATACAGTGAACAACGCCGACCACGAAAAGGATTTGAAATGGTGGTCGAATAATCACGGAGTAAATATGGCAATGAACTGGCCCCAATTTGAG gaaTTTCCACCGACCAATCACAAGACTGCATCGAAGAAGCCGCAGATGTCGCACCCTCGAGTGATCTCGACGAATGGCGTCGACGCAGCCGACACGCAAAAGCAGCCCAACAACAAATCGTCGCCCGAAAACAACGGACCTTCTGCTACTATCAC GAATGGGAATGGGAACAGTCCTGGTCGAGGGGGCGGAGAGGTGAATCCGttcgaggaggaggagtgggacgaggagggggagggggatccACTGGTGGACAACGGGGAACCGGGTGTGCCCGTGCGGGCGCTATACGACTATGAGGGCGCAGAGTCCGACGAACTTAGCTTCAAACAAG GTGAAGAATTTGAGAAGCTTGAAGACGAAGACGAACAAGGATGGTGTAAGGGTAGAAAAGGAGGGCGAGTCGGTCTCTATCCGGCCAACTACGTTGAACCGGTTGCTTGA
- the LOC111057558 gene encoding protein kinase C and casein kinase substrate in neurons protein 1 isoform X1, with product MSHHSDDMMLIASSDSFWEPGNYKRTTKRIEDGYKLCNDLVTLIQERADIEKAYAKSLKGWSKKWTDLIEKGPEYGTSEAAWKGALIESDRLCDLHVKVKDNLTNEVIQKVKNWQKDTYHKSMIAIKERKEMEDTFKKAQKPWGKLLQKVNKAKSDYHAACKTEKSASNQERNATGDSSLSMDQRAALVKKMQDRVQKTKEDVQRAKEKYELALQELNSYNPKYMEDMTVVFNKCQEMETQRLQFFKEVLFSIHKCLNISQDPLLPQIYEEFYHTVNNADHEKDLKWWSNNHGVNMAMNWPQFEDYTEEFRDIAKGKSKDSIPAGSITLINQRPVGEDLHEFPPTNHKTASKKPQMSHPRVISTNGVDAADTQKQPNNKSSPENNGPSATITNGNGNSPGRGGGEVNPFEEEEWDEEGEGDPLVDNGEPGVPVRALYDYEGAESDELSFKQGEEFEKLEDEDEQGWCKGRKGGRVGLYPANYVEPVA from the exons ATGTCTCACCATAGCGACGACATGATGCTGATAGCATCGTCGGACTCGTTCTGGGAGCCGGGCAACTACAAGCGCACCACCAAACGCATCGAGGATGGCTACAAGTTGTGCAACGACCTCGTCACACTCATCCAGGAGCGAGCCGACATCGAGAAGGCCTACGCCAAGAGCCTCAAGGGCTGGTCCAAGAAGTGGACTGACCTCATAGAAAAAG GTCCAGAATACGGAACATCGGAAGCAGCATGGAAAGGAGCCCTAATTGAATCAGACCGATTATGTGACCTTCATGTGAAGGTCAAGGACAATCTCACCAATGAAGTCATACAGAAAGTGAAGAACTGGCAAAAGGACACCTACCACAAG TCAATGATCGCTATCAAGGAACGAAAGGAAATGGAAGATACATTCAAGAAGGCGCAGAAACCGTGGGGCAAACTACTGCAGAAGGTGAACAAGGCAAAGAGCGATTACCACGCGGCGTGTAAAACGGAAAAATCCGCCTCTAACCAGGAGAGAAACGCCACTGGTGATAGCTCTTTATCTATGGATCAG AGGGCGGCCTTG GTGAAAAAAATGCAGGACCGTGTACAGAAAACGAAAGAAGATGTACAGCGCGCTAAAGAGAAATACGAATTGGCGCTTCAGGAGTTGAACAGTTACAATCCAAAATACATGGAGGACATGACAGTAGTATTCAACAAGTGCCAAGAAATGGAAACACAGAGGTTGCAGTTCTTCAAAGAAGTTCTATTCAGCATACACAAGTGTTTAAACATTTCACAAGATCCACT GCTTCCACAAATCTACGAAGAATTCTACCATACAGTGAACAACGCCGACCACGAAAAGGATTTGAAATGGTGGTCGAATAATCACGGAGTAAATATGGCAATGAACTGGCCCCAATTTGAG GACTACACCGAAGAGTTTCGGGACATAGCCAAAGGAAAGTCCAAGGACTCAATCCCGGCCGGAAGTATCACACTCATTAATCAGCGGCCTGTCGGCGAGGACTTGCAT gaaTTTCCACCGACCAATCACAAGACTGCATCGAAGAAGCCGCAGATGTCGCACCCTCGAGTGATCTCGACGAATGGCGTCGACGCAGCCGACACGCAAAAGCAGCCCAACAACAAATCGTCGCCCGAAAACAACGGACCTTCTGCTACTATCAC GAATGGGAATGGGAACAGTCCTGGTCGAGGGGGCGGAGAGGTGAATCCGttcgaggaggaggagtgggacgaggagggggagggggatccACTGGTGGACAACGGGGAACCGGGTGTGCCCGTGCGGGCGCTATACGACTATGAGGGCGCAGAGTCCGACGAACTTAGCTTCAAACAAG GTGAAGAATTTGAGAAGCTTGAAGACGAAGACGAACAAGGATGGTGTAAGGGTAGAAAAGGAGGGCGAGTCGGTCTCTATCCGGCCAACTACGTTGAACCGGTTGCTTGA
- the LOC111057558 gene encoding protein kinase C and casein kinase substrate in neurons protein 1 isoform X2: MSHHSDDMMLIASSDSFWEPGNYKRTTKRIEDGYKLCNDLVTLIQERADIEKAYAKSLKGWSKKWTDLIEKGPEYGTSEAAWKGALIESDRLCDLHVKVKDNLTNEVIQKVKNWQKDTYHKSMIAIKERKEMEDTFKKAQKPWGKLLQKVNKAKSDYHAACKTEKSASNQERNATGDSSLSMDQVKKMQDRVQKTKEDVQRAKEKYELALQELNSYNPKYMEDMTVVFNKCQEMETQRLQFFKEVLFSIHKCLNISQDPLLPQIYEEFYHTVNNADHEKDLKWWSNNHGVNMAMNWPQFEDYTEEFRDIAKGKSKDSIPAGSITLINQRPVGEDLHEFPPTNHKTASKKPQMSHPRVISTNGVDAADTQKQPNNKSSPENNGPSATITNGNGNSPGRGGGEVNPFEEEEWDEEGEGDPLVDNGEPGVPVRALYDYEGAESDELSFKQGEEFEKLEDEDEQGWCKGRKGGRVGLYPANYVEPVA; encoded by the exons ATGTCTCACCATAGCGACGACATGATGCTGATAGCATCGTCGGACTCGTTCTGGGAGCCGGGCAACTACAAGCGCACCACCAAACGCATCGAGGATGGCTACAAGTTGTGCAACGACCTCGTCACACTCATCCAGGAGCGAGCCGACATCGAGAAGGCCTACGCCAAGAGCCTCAAGGGCTGGTCCAAGAAGTGGACTGACCTCATAGAAAAAG GTCCAGAATACGGAACATCGGAAGCAGCATGGAAAGGAGCCCTAATTGAATCAGACCGATTATGTGACCTTCATGTGAAGGTCAAGGACAATCTCACCAATGAAGTCATACAGAAAGTGAAGAACTGGCAAAAGGACACCTACCACAAG TCAATGATCGCTATCAAGGAACGAAAGGAAATGGAAGATACATTCAAGAAGGCGCAGAAACCGTGGGGCAAACTACTGCAGAAGGTGAACAAGGCAAAGAGCGATTACCACGCGGCGTGTAAAACGGAAAAATCCGCCTCTAACCAGGAGAGAAACGCCACTGGTGATAGCTCTTTATCTATGGATCAG GTGAAAAAAATGCAGGACCGTGTACAGAAAACGAAAGAAGATGTACAGCGCGCTAAAGAGAAATACGAATTGGCGCTTCAGGAGTTGAACAGTTACAATCCAAAATACATGGAGGACATGACAGTAGTATTCAACAAGTGCCAAGAAATGGAAACACAGAGGTTGCAGTTCTTCAAAGAAGTTCTATTCAGCATACACAAGTGTTTAAACATTTCACAAGATCCACT GCTTCCACAAATCTACGAAGAATTCTACCATACAGTGAACAACGCCGACCACGAAAAGGATTTGAAATGGTGGTCGAATAATCACGGAGTAAATATGGCAATGAACTGGCCCCAATTTGAG GACTACACCGAAGAGTTTCGGGACATAGCCAAAGGAAAGTCCAAGGACTCAATCCCGGCCGGAAGTATCACACTCATTAATCAGCGGCCTGTCGGCGAGGACTTGCAT gaaTTTCCACCGACCAATCACAAGACTGCATCGAAGAAGCCGCAGATGTCGCACCCTCGAGTGATCTCGACGAATGGCGTCGACGCAGCCGACACGCAAAAGCAGCCCAACAACAAATCGTCGCCCGAAAACAACGGACCTTCTGCTACTATCAC GAATGGGAATGGGAACAGTCCTGGTCGAGGGGGCGGAGAGGTGAATCCGttcgaggaggaggagtgggacgaggagggggagggggatccACTGGTGGACAACGGGGAACCGGGTGTGCCCGTGCGGGCGCTATACGACTATGAGGGCGCAGAGTCCGACGAACTTAGCTTCAAACAAG GTGAAGAATTTGAGAAGCTTGAAGACGAAGACGAACAAGGATGGTGTAAGGGTAGAAAAGGAGGGCGAGTCGGTCTCTATCCGGCCAACTACGTTGAACCGGTTGCTTGA